In Physeter macrocephalus isolate SW-GA chromosome 9, ASM283717v5, whole genome shotgun sequence, the DNA window gaacctcccctcctccttttctctccccactctcccctccatcaccaccactaccaccagcTCCATCAGTAGCCCGCCAGAAGGCACAGGCCATCTAAACGGGGGGCAAACCTGAGACGCATCTTTGCCTCACAGCTTTCCCAAGCAGCAGACTAATCTAGCACCCCACTAGACCCGGAGCAAAATGTCCCAAAGAGAgcaccaacagaaaaaaaaagtggactcGGATGTGCATTCAGAGTGGAACTCAGCCAGTTAGGGACCCTAGCGTTCTCCCATTTGTCCCCTGCCTCCAAGCCCCCTTTCTAGGGCTGTAGCCTCTGCAGTTTGGCTTTCGGAGATTCATGAAGCTCTAGACCCTCGGATCACATTAATTAACTGATAATGACACTGTCAACGAGGACGGATGTTCAGATTAGCatcttttatgacttttttctgTCTCATGTTGTCCATCTCTTCTATCACTTGCCAGGCTCTCTGGGAACCATGAAGGGGTTCGTCCATTTTTTGGTTCAATGAAAAGAGCATGGGAAAGGCTGAAAGTGGCAAGTTCTGATGCCTTTACCATGGAGGCCCCTCGCCTCTGGTGGACACTGCCTCCCAGGCCCCTACTCAGCCCTCTGcctggcctcttcctcctcctttcaaTTCCCCAAACTCCCCCTGGCCTGAAAGCAGCTTGCATCTCCTCTCCCTGCATTTTTATCCGTTCCCAGCCAGGATGCAATCATCTTACTTTGTCTACCTGCTCCCAAGGCCTAGATGTGTTTTTataaacagacttttttttaacgTATCAAATGTCAGAGGCTTGAACTACCAGTATTTACGCATTCAGGGTTGGCCTGCCCCGGTGAAAATGTAAACAGAACCCTGACCACACTACCTATATTCTTTCCTTGAAGAACAAGGTCTTTAAAAGACTCTCCTTGTTCTCAAAAGTGCAGACCTACCCAAGGTGAGGGTTCGAAGCTCGAGGTGGCTATTTTGTTCTGAGCCCAAAGGGCACTTACCAACCAGTCTGGTTTCAGCTACTCCCCACCTCCCGTCCTCTGCCTTAACACCTCTGCTGGGGGCATCCAGGGAAACTGACCCCTCGCTGAAGGGACTGAATGGGCCGTCATGAGGACTGCCAGACTGGATTTCTACGACCCTCGACCCTCTCTGGGTTCCTTTCACTCTCCGGCAGCCGGGCCACCTAAAACCTAAAACATGTTTCCCAAAGCTGTTGCCCAGGGCTCTGGGGTTAGTGGCTGGCGGCTGCCCCAATCCCTGGCAGCTCAGGAGCTGGGTAGCCCCCAACCCCGCCCTCTATTCGTGCTGACCTGGCCTTCCATCCCCAACCGTGTACCCCGCAAAACGCACGCAGCAGGCAAGAAAAGGACTGTGTTCGCTGAGTCCTTTGGATGGGACTCCCTTTGCGGCCTGGGGCCTGACTCTGCCTGCCTGCCAGAGACGACGCCCAAGGTAGTGTAGTTGGTCTCCCCTGGGCGACCCTCGCCAGGCCCAGCGGCAAGTCCCAGGCTCAGCGCGAGCTCCTGTACACTCCGCGTGGGCTCCCTCTAATTTAAGGCCCGCGGGCTCCTGTAGACACCCTTTTCCACACCGACCCTTTGGGCGGAATCCTCAGCTACACATCAGCCTCCCCTTGCGGCTCCCGGCCAAGCCCCGGGGATCGTTTCAGCTCCTGCCACCgtccaccaccacctcccaatCTCCTGCGAGCTTTCTGGAGACGCTCACGCCGCTCGGGGCACCGCGGCTCCGGTGCCCTGCGGCCGGGTGACTTACAAGTGGAGATCCATTTTCCGTTATAATGCGTTCAAGATCACCAAGGCCAGCAGTCTAAACATCCACGAGCCGTCCTCCCGGCCTGCCTCTTAAACTGGTGTTTAATGGTTCCCCTCCGATAACTAAACCTGCTTTCCACAGATGCCCGCTTTTATGGGAGAGGCAGGAATGCAGAgatgtatttatatgtttgttcataaaaaatggaaaataagctcAGAACACGCtgtaaaaaatattcagttactTACCAGCCAGGCTAGTTAAACCAGGGGAACACCGATACCGGCCACACAACAAATTCGGGGGATCGAGGTGCCTGCGCTTTGAAATCGCTCAAGGTCTTCCTTCGGTGGGGCTGGCGTCCCTGAAGAACATGGAAGTAAGAGTATTTATAATCGGCTTGGCCGTCGGTCCCGGGGTCTCCACCATGATCTCCAAAAGCAGCCACAATAACATGAGCTACCCAAGACGGCCCTGGCCTGGGAAACGTGATGGTGGGTAAGTCCAGCGACGCTGAGGCGGGCGTTTCCAGCCCGTGCCCAGGTCAAAGCCGCAGCCGTGccgccccccccccgcgccccgcgcccgccTGGGCTGGAGACGCGCCTCCGTGGGGACCGCCCGCCGCCTCTGCTCCCGGCCCCGCACGAAACTGCGCCCGCTGCCTTCTGGTTTTCTTGCCTCGGTTACCTACAAAACACTTCGAAAAGCAAtatctgcttccttttttttttttttttttaaccagaaaagAAAGCGGAGTGATACCGTACCTGGTTTAAGATTCTTCGATATTTGAGACTTGGGggggaaatattttaatagtgaAGCATCTGTTAAACACTTGCATTAACCTCCGGCtgataaaaaagtttttttaacccTCCCCCCCTCGTTTTAATTATCTTCTGGTTATGAAGGGGCAGCCAATCCTGGATGAGGACCTCGGCAATTAGCAAGGAGAACATCAAAAAGTTTTATTGCAGAGAGCGCGAggcgccgcccccgccgccccgggATTGGCGTGAGGAGCCTCTGACGACATATATTAACCCGAGCGGCCCTAAAGATGTAGCTGTACATGGAGATCTTGCTGGGAAAATCCTCTCGCTCCCCTCACGGTGTCCAGTCCCGGAGaactgccgccgccgccgcccgggaACTCCTAAGGCCGCCGCGCAGACCCCTCCGAGCCCCAGCCGCCGCCTTCGCGCTCCAGGGCGCCTGCAGGGCCCAGATCCTTCCCCCCGAAAGAAGGAGAGGATCTGAGAAAATGGATGCACTGAGACCTCTCTGAAAACCCTCCGAGGGAGCCCGAGAGGAGCGCGGGACACGTTACTCGCAGCTCAAATCACATTCAAggaccaaaacaacaacaaccaaaaatctCATTAAAACAATAAGCGCCCAAGAACCCAGATcaggctggtggggggaggggaaagggcgGGAAGGGGAGGGTCGCATGGAGGTAGCTTCACAGTGAGCAGTCGACCCCGCCGGCTCCTCCAGCCGCGGCTTGGACTCGCCCCGGGACTCCGAGTAGCAGCGGCGCCGGGCGCGCGGCCGGGGCGCGGAGCCCGGCGACCCCGCCGAGCAGCCCCGCCGGAGCCCGGGCACTTTGCATGAGCGCGAGAGGACTGTGCCTGCCCGCAGACGCCCGGGAAGCAGAAGCCTGCGAGCGGGCCGTGGAGCGAGGCGGgagccggcggcggcggcggcggcggcggcggccaggGGCGCACGGTGCCGGGACCACCTCGCCGCGCCCTATGGGGAGCCGGCGGCCGCGGCGCTGCTGAGGCGGGCCCCGCGGGCCAGGCGGGGGGCCGGGGCCCGGGCTGCGGCAGCCCCCTCTGCGGCTGCCGGGCCGGCCGGGGcgcccgggggctgggggctggggggtgggggaggccgcCGAGCGCCGGAGCGGGGGCCCGGGCCGAGGGCGCGGCGGGACTGTGCGCGCGCTGGGGCGCGTGGAGGGGCGCGGAGGGCGAGATGAGTCTGGTGGGGGGCTTCCCCCACCACCCGGTGGTGCACCATGAGGGCTATCCgttcgccgccgccgccgccgccgccgccgccgccagccgCTGCAGCCACGAGGAGAACCCCTACTTCCATGGCTGGCTCATCGGCCACCCCGAGATGTCGCCTCCCGACTACAGCATGGCCCTGTCCTACAGCCCCGAGTACGCCAGCGGCGCCGCCGGCCTGGACCACTCCCATTACGGGGGGGTGCCGCCGGGCGCCGGGCCCCCGGGCCTGGGGGGGCCGCGCCCGGTGAAGCGCCGGGGCACCGCCAACCGCAAGGAGCGGCGCAGGACTCAGAGCATCAACAGCGCCTTCGCGGAACTGCGCGAGTGCATCCCCAATGTGCCCGCCGACACCAAACTCTCCAAGATCAAGACGCTGCGCCTGGCCACCAGCTACATCGCCTACCTCATGGACCTGCTGGCCAAGGACGACCAGAACGGCGAGGCGGAGGCCTTCAAGGCGGAGATCAAGAAGACAGAtgtgaaagaagagaagaggaagaaggaactgGTCAGTACCACGGGGCAGCGGGCACTGGGGTCCGGGGGACCGGGAATTCCGGGCTCTTTCCCCTTGGGCCGAGCAACGGCGCTCCGCGTTCTTTGGCTGCGTCTTGAGCCGAGGTTGCTTGCTCCAGGTTCTGGTCGGGATGGTTTCCCGCAGAagcggagggggtgggggagggtgtcaGCACGCGGAGGAGGTTAAGAGGGGTGCTTCGCGCTGGTGATCTTACCCCCGGGTTATCGCCGCTCCCCCCCCCGCGCTCAGGGCGGGCCTCGCGGACTCAGGGTCCGGCTTGATCTCCCGATCGCACTGGCCCGGACGCCTCGTTCCTTGTCCGGTAGAGCCTTCATTTGGCCTCTAATCCGATCTTGCTTTcagatatttctaaaataagtaGCTCAGAAGCGCTTGATCCCAGTTATTTCTCTAGTGATGGCACTTCCCCCTCTTGAGAATGAGGCAGCCACTGATCCTAAGAATTTTATGCTTGTTCTGATTTCTGTGCCGGGAAGACGTCAAGGTAAACATAAAATAAGTACTTTTAACTTCAAAATGCAGTTTCTCTTTGGCAGTGAGACTAAAATGTGACTTCCCAGACGAGTATACTTCACggtatttcttgttttgtttgcatGAGCCTGTACATTTTAAGACAAATAGTAAATCCTACCTTGGTCACTGTAATTGTTAACAGTAACACGAAATTATAACTGAAAATTAGTTTTCTCAAGTTCCTACCAGCTGCCCAGAGGGTAGTGGTGTTCAGAGCAGGGCTATTGCCACGAAGGGCCTGGAAAATTATCGCATTTGTCGAGGTTTTCTTCTTTGGGGCCTATGGCGCTTTAGTCGCTACACAGTCGAGTGATCCCGAGTAACCGGGGATTTCAGAGGCCTTGGAAGGAGAGGCACCGCGGAACCGAGCCGGAGGCCGAGCTGCATGCGGACAGGCCCAGGCCAAGGCGGGGGCACCTCACCCCATCTTCCCTAGAGCGCGGAGCTGGGGCTGCGATGACCCCCGCTCGCGCCCCTACATCTGGAGTTAGAGAGAAGGCCCCCGGTTCCTCCAGAAACGACATGAAAACGGGTGGTCGTTTATAAACCAGCCGATCGGGAGTTGAGCGCGGCCGGCGTCTGGAGGCCCGGGCAGGAGCTAGGACAGCGGCCAGCCTCCTTAGCTCTTCTGCCGGGGCTGGGACTTGAAAGCATCCCACACGTCATTCCTGGCTGGCCCTCTTACTCTCTCCTCTGGCCGGGAAAAGCGCGGGGGTGGCGTGGAACTGGGTCTCCTCTCtgattctctctttctccttttctccccctcGCCTCCCCTCTAACCAGAATGAAATCTTGAAAAGCACAGTAAGCAGCAACGACAAGAAAACCAAAGGCCGGACGGGCTGGCCGCAGCACGTCTGGGCACTGGAGCTCAagcagtgaggaggaggaggaggaggaagaggaggaggaggaaggaggaggaagaggaggaggagagcgcGAGCCGGGCCCAGGAGCCGGATGCAGACCCAGGACTCCGGGCAAGCTCCGCGCGCTCCGCTCTGAGGACTTCCTGCATTTGGATCATCCGGTTTATTTATGTGCAATGTGCCTCCCTCTCTTTGCCCCCCTTCGAGGCATCcgctccccaccttcccctccaaACACAAAGTGGATATTTGAAGAAaagcattccatattttaatATGAAGAGGACACTCCCGCGTGGTAAGGGATCCCGGCGTCTCGTAGATTCTCTGTTTGTGAATGTTTCCTCCTGGCTGTGTAGACACCAGCGGtgccctctccccaaccccttccAGATAAAGACAGCGGACAATTGTGTGTATGTGAAGTGTATCTTTAATACTTGGCCTTTGGATATAAATATTCCTGGGgattataaagttttatttcaaagCAGAAAACGGGGCCGCTAACATTTCCGTTGGGGTCGGTATCTAGTGCTGCCGTTTCATCTGTGGTGGTTCCCTCTGTGAAGATGTTTCCAACAGCTACTTGTTTTGTGCACTTCCGTCCTCTAAAACTAAGTGGAATTTAATTAATATTGAAGGTGTAAACGttgtaagtattcaataaaccactgtgtgttttttttttacaaaacccCAATCTTTTAATGGTGGATACCTCAAAAgagttttgaaaacaaaactgttatacttgttttcattatatttaaaatattcagaagtaAACTAAGTTATCATGATTGCCTCTAACTTTGTTTGATAGAGTCAGTGGTTTGGACCAGTCATCCACGTGAGCTCCCGGCCTCGCAGGGCCGGCGAGGAGGCCCTTTAAAGAGAAGTGTCCTTGGTGAAAATCCAGCCAAAGGGCCTGGGCGCCGTCGAGTCCTGCCTCCCTTTCCGCTGCCCCTGGCCCCCAGGAGAGTGCTGAGTGGGCTGTGGAAGGAGGGTCTGGCCAGAGAGAGGCCTGGGCGGTTTGCTCAGAAGGTGGAAAGGTGTCCTTCTTTTCCTGAAATCAACCAGATGCCattggtggtgggggggcgggtgcTTCGGGTTTTGTTTGAGGAGCCATTTTCGGTTGAAGGCGTTTTGGGGAGAAACCCACGCGTTATTGCAGCCGCAGGAACTAGTCTATAgagtttttaattcaaaatataggGCTTCATccaagaaaggggagaaaagaccaggagaaaggggagaaaagaccAGGAGAAAGGAGGTTTTGGCTGGTCGTCTCGATGGGGGGGGTANNNNNNNNNNNNNNNNNNNNNNNNNNNNNNNNNNNNNNNNNNNNNNNNNNNNNNNNNNNNNNNNNNNNNNNNNNNNNNNNNNNNNNNNNNNNNNNNNNNNNNNNNNNNNNNNNNNNNNNNNNNNNNNNNNNNNNNNNNNNNNNNNNNNNNNNNNNNNNNNNNNNNNNNNNNNNNNNNNNNNNNNNNNNNNNNNNNNNNNNNNNNNNNNNNNNNNNNNNNNNNNNNNNNNNNN includes these proteins:
- the HAND2 gene encoding heart- and neural crest derivatives-expressed protein 2 encodes the protein MSLVGGFPHHPVVHHEGYPFAAAAAAAAAASRCSHEENPYFHGWLIGHPEMSPPDYSMALSYSPEYASGAAGLDHSHYGGVPPGAGPPGLGGPRPVKRRGTANRKERRRTQSINSAFAELRECIPNVPADTKLSKIKTLRLATSYIAYLMDLLAKDDQNGEAEAFKAEIKKTDVKEEKRKKELNEILKSTVSSNDKKTKGRTGWPQHVWALELKQ